One region of Arthrobacter sp. StoSoilB22 genomic DNA includes:
- a CDS encoding NAD-dependent succinate-semialdehyde dehydrogenase — protein MISTINPVTGETTATFPAHTTAEVQAKLDAAVAAQSQWRLVPVEDRVQVLRNTAKVLRENKAEYAALITLEMGKPITEAEAEIEKCALTAEYYAETAPAHLAPEQIASSAASSGVVFDPLGVVLAIMPWNYPFWQFFRFVLPAVAAGNGAILKHANNVPQAALAVQDIMEQAGLPEGLFATVLIESSEVAALIADDRIAAVTLTGSTQVGSIVASQAGAALKKQVLELGGSDPFIVLADADVRAAAKTAVKARFTNNGQSCVNAKRFIVDEKIADEFVAEFTANTKALIVGDPTDPATTIGPMARENLRTELHDQVTRTLAGGGQLVLGGNVVDGPGYYYEPTIIDHVKPGQAAFDEETFGPVAAIIRVSSTEEAITLANQSEYGLGAALWTQDTAAAAAELLPKIDAGAVFINGMVASDPRLPFGGIKKSGYGRELGSYGIREFTNMKTFWTGPATN, from the coding sequence ATGATCTCCACGATTAACCCGGTGACCGGTGAAACCACGGCCACTTTCCCCGCTCACACCACAGCTGAGGTTCAGGCCAAGCTCGACGCTGCCGTTGCAGCGCAGAGCCAGTGGCGCCTCGTTCCCGTGGAAGACAGGGTCCAGGTTCTGCGGAACACGGCCAAGGTCCTGCGTGAAAACAAGGCTGAATACGCCGCCCTGATCACCCTGGAAATGGGCAAACCGATCACCGAAGCCGAGGCCGAGATCGAGAAGTGTGCGCTCACGGCCGAGTACTACGCCGAAACCGCGCCCGCGCACCTGGCACCGGAACAGATCGCCTCTTCCGCCGCTTCCTCCGGCGTTGTTTTCGATCCCCTTGGGGTGGTGCTGGCGATCATGCCGTGGAACTATCCCTTCTGGCAGTTCTTCCGCTTCGTGCTCCCTGCCGTTGCCGCCGGTAACGGCGCGATCTTGAAGCACGCCAACAACGTCCCGCAGGCAGCCCTTGCCGTTCAGGACATCATGGAACAGGCCGGACTCCCCGAGGGGCTGTTCGCTACCGTGCTGATCGAATCCTCCGAAGTTGCCGCCCTGATCGCCGATGACCGCATAGCGGCCGTGACGTTGACCGGTTCGACGCAGGTTGGTTCCATCGTGGCATCCCAGGCCGGTGCCGCCCTGAAAAAGCAGGTCCTGGAACTCGGCGGCTCGGACCCGTTCATTGTCCTGGCCGACGCCGACGTCAGAGCAGCAGCAAAAACGGCTGTCAAAGCCCGGTTCACGAACAACGGCCAGTCCTGCGTGAACGCCAAGCGGTTCATCGTCGACGAGAAAATCGCCGATGAATTCGTGGCCGAGTTCACCGCCAACACCAAGGCCCTGATCGTGGGGGATCCCACAGACCCGGCGACAACCATAGGCCCGATGGCAAGAGAAAATCTGCGCACCGAACTCCACGACCAGGTCACCCGCACCTTGGCCGGCGGTGGCCAGCTCGTGCTGGGCGGGAACGTCGTGGACGGACCCGGTTACTACTACGAGCCGACCATCATTGATCATGTCAAGCCCGGCCAGGCAGCGTTTGATGAGGAAACCTTCGGTCCCGTTGCCGCGATCATCCGGGTCTCCTCCACCGAGGAAGCCATCACCCTGGCGAACCAGTCCGAGTACGGCCTCGGCGCCGCGCTGTGGACCCAGGACACCGCCGCCGCCGCGGCGGAACTGCTCCCAAAGATCGACGCCGGTGCCGTGTTCATCAACGGCATGGTCGCCTCAGACCCCCGGCTGCCCTTTGGCGGGATCAAGAAGTCCGGTTACGGCCGCGAACTCGGTTCCTACGGCATCCGCGAATTTACCAATATGAAAACCTTCTGGACCGGCCCCGCCACCAACTAA
- a CDS encoding antibiotic biosynthesis monooxygenase, whose protein sequence is MIHEIATLTITPGFEADFEAAAAKAVPLFQKAKGALSWRLERTIETPNEYTLTVGWETLEDHTVGFRESADFQQWRELVGPHFAAPPQVKHTQHTYQGF, encoded by the coding sequence GTGATCCACGAAATCGCCACCCTCACCATCACCCCAGGCTTCGAAGCAGACTTTGAAGCTGCGGCCGCCAAAGCCGTGCCGCTATTCCAGAAAGCCAAGGGTGCTCTCAGCTGGCGCTTGGAACGGACCATCGAAACCCCCAACGAATACACCCTCACCGTCGGCTGGGAAACACTGGAGGACCACACCGTGGGTTTCCGGGAATCCGCAGATTTCCAGCAATGGCGCGAACTCGTCGGGCCCCACTTCGCCGCACCCCCTCAGGTCAAACACACCCAACACACCTACCAAGGATTCTGA
- a CDS encoding isocitrate/isopropylmalate dehydrogenase family protein: MKILVLPGDGIGPEITETTLDVLNTVDQIHNLGLEFEQMDIGLKSLAERGTTLPDAVMERIPQVDGVILGPVSHYEYPTKQEGGFNPSAELRIQFELFANVRPCRSRDGLSILRTPMDLIIVRENTEGFYSDRNMFAGTGEFMPDENMALSVRKITAKASERVARAAFEIAQGRNKKVTAVHKANVVKLSDGLFLREVRKVAAEFPDVELEELIVDAAAALLIRKPHDFDVIVTTNMFGDILSDEASELSGSLGLGGSLNAGDNIGVAQAQHGSAPDIANKGIANPTSLILSAAMLLDWRGRRDNNQALIAAAADIETAVETVLANPLTRTGDIGGSLGTREFADEVIATLPRERVAQATA, encoded by the coding sequence ATGAAGATCCTCGTACTCCCCGGCGACGGCATCGGCCCCGAAATCACCGAAACCACCCTCGACGTCCTCAATACGGTGGACCAGATCCACAACCTCGGACTGGAATTCGAACAAATGGACATCGGACTTAAGAGCCTCGCAGAGCGGGGCACCACCCTCCCGGACGCGGTCATGGAACGTATCCCGCAGGTGGACGGCGTCATCCTGGGGCCGGTCTCCCACTACGAATACCCCACCAAGCAGGAGGGCGGATTCAACCCCTCAGCCGAGTTGCGCATCCAGTTCGAACTCTTTGCCAACGTCCGTCCCTGCCGCTCCCGCGATGGCCTGAGTATACTGCGCACCCCGATGGACTTGATCATCGTGCGTGAGAACACCGAGGGCTTCTACTCCGACCGCAACATGTTCGCCGGTACCGGAGAATTCATGCCTGACGAGAACATGGCCCTGAGCGTCCGCAAGATCACCGCCAAGGCCTCTGAACGTGTGGCCCGTGCCGCCTTCGAAATCGCGCAGGGCCGGAACAAGAAAGTCACGGCCGTCCACAAGGCCAACGTCGTCAAGCTTTCCGACGGCCTGTTCCTCCGCGAAGTCCGCAAGGTTGCAGCTGAGTTCCCTGACGTCGAGCTCGAAGAACTGATTGTCGACGCAGCAGCAGCGTTACTGATCCGCAAGCCCCACGATTTTGATGTCATCGTCACCACCAACATGTTCGGTGACATCCTCTCCGACGAAGCATCCGAACTCTCCGGAAGCCTCGGTCTTGGTGGGTCACTGAACGCCGGCGACAACATTGGTGTGGCTCAGGCCCAGCACGGCTCGGCCCCCGACATTGCCAACAAGGGCATCGCCAACCCGACCTCCCTGATCCTGTCGGCAGCCATGCTCCTGGACTGGCGAGGACGTCGCGACAACAACCAAGCACTCATCGCCGCCGCAGCAGACATCGAAACCGCTGTCGAAACGGTCCTGGCCAACCCGCTGACCCGCACCGGCGACATCGGTGGCTCCCTCGGTACCCGCGAATTCGCGGACGAAGTCATTGCTACCCTGCCCCGGGAACGCGTCGCACAGGCAACCGCCTAA
- a CDS encoding amidohydrolase family protein gives MIQRAPRTAAAKTPLPRRVVVQGIVAGAAIVAFGSTAAQASADRETPFSAGRGRARYKVPGQATDAHMHIYDPVRFPYPFPGATPPPRATVADYRLLQERTGTKRTVVVTPSNYGTDNRCTLEAIGQLGLRSARGIAVIDDSFSTAQLQDLHQAGIRGIRFNLTRPGGAGAELIRSLAARIAPLGWHVQIHMSAEGILENLKSINDLPTDLVIDHMGRIPGSAGTSHPAFEAITRLLDGGKTWVKLSGVYHESQDGPPTYADRGAIGAAFARYAPDRMVWGSDWPHPTASRGEVPMPDDAAMLDMFANWVPTRQERKRILVDNPEKLYDF, from the coding sequence ATGATCCAACGCGCCCCGCGGACAGCCGCAGCAAAAACCCCGTTGCCCCGCCGTGTCGTCGTCCAAGGCATCGTGGCCGGAGCGGCAATAGTGGCGTTTGGCTCCACGGCAGCGCAAGCATCCGCTGACAGGGAAACACCGTTTTCGGCCGGAAGAGGACGGGCCCGATACAAGGTTCCCGGACAGGCCACGGACGCGCATATGCACATCTACGACCCGGTCAGGTTTCCATATCCCTTCCCGGGAGCCACACCACCGCCGAGAGCAACTGTCGCAGACTACCGGCTCCTGCAAGAACGAACCGGAACTAAGCGCACCGTAGTGGTGACCCCCTCAAACTACGGCACAGACAACCGCTGCACTCTTGAGGCAATCGGTCAGCTCGGCCTCCGCAGCGCCCGCGGGATCGCGGTCATTGACGACAGCTTCTCCACTGCCCAACTCCAGGATCTGCACCAGGCTGGCATCAGGGGCATCCGATTCAACCTCACCCGCCCAGGCGGCGCGGGAGCCGAACTCATCCGCTCCTTGGCCGCCCGGATCGCCCCGCTGGGATGGCATGTACAAATCCACATGAGCGCCGAAGGGATACTCGAAAACTTGAAAAGCATCAACGATCTGCCTACCGACCTGGTCATTGACCACATGGGCCGCATCCCTGGGTCAGCAGGAACATCCCACCCCGCCTTTGAGGCCATCACGAGACTTCTTGATGGAGGCAAGACGTGGGTCAAGCTCTCCGGGGTCTACCACGAGTCCCAGGACGGGCCGCCCACGTACGCCGACCGTGGGGCCATCGGCGCCGCATTCGCCCGGTACGCCCCAGACCGCATGGTCTGGGGAAGTGACTGGCCTCATCCCACAGCATCCCGCGGAGAAGTCCCGATGCCCGACGATGCAGCCATGCTCGACATGTTCGCCAACTGGGTGCCGACCCGGCAGGAACGCAAACGCATTCTGGTGGACAACCCAGAGAAGCTCTACGACTTCTAG
- a CDS encoding cupin domain-containing protein, with the protein MTRIPTALSSVDAVILRPKELPRKDRGNGASTVPLVGAHLGSTTFLNGITTFAPGAAIGHHSHNCVESVAVIEGTAYVDIDGTEHYLETYDTTFVPANIVHRFRNASETEEMKILWTYASIDATRTMAGTTDRTRIDEEQANQPPVMEGVHA; encoded by the coding sequence ATGACCCGCATACCAACAGCCCTTTCCTCTGTGGACGCCGTGATCCTCCGCCCCAAGGAACTGCCCCGCAAAGACCGCGGAAACGGCGCCTCCACTGTTCCCCTGGTCGGGGCACACTTGGGCTCCACCACGTTCCTGAACGGCATCACCACGTTCGCTCCCGGCGCCGCAATCGGCCACCACTCCCACAACTGCGTTGAATCCGTTGCCGTCATCGAAGGCACCGCCTACGTCGACATCGACGGCACGGAACACTACCTGGAGACCTACGACACCACCTTCGTGCCAGCGAACATCGTCCACCGGTTCAGGAACGCATCCGAGACCGAGGAGATGAAAATCCTCTGGACCTACGCCTCCATCGACGCCACCCGCACCATGGCCGGAACCACCGACCGAACCCGCATCGACGAAGAACAAGCCAACCAGCCACCCGTCATGGAAGGAGTCCACGCGTGA
- a CDS encoding MFS transporter has translation MIASLSVGIATYGTAVFMSQYLQLARGASTTESGLIALPQVIALTVSSTVIGALISKSGNWKPWMVGGASSLLIGTTLLGTIGTETPMTFLWAYMALVSIGIGCIMQNLVLMAEANVDPREVGVATAGVAFFRSLGGTFGVTVLGAVLTWQAKSIVLDNRAHLDAAGINAAEVDITRITDIGSLAEPPPRNRPRSVRGRGRECLHVLCPAGHLHRPRYHLSSVQEAE, from the coding sequence GTGATCGCAAGCCTCTCAGTAGGAATCGCGACCTACGGCACAGCAGTCTTCATGAGCCAGTACCTCCAGCTTGCCCGAGGTGCCTCCACCACAGAATCCGGCCTCATAGCACTCCCTCAGGTAATAGCACTAACAGTCAGTTCAACCGTTATCGGCGCCCTCATCAGCAAGTCGGGGAACTGGAAACCATGGATGGTTGGCGGCGCATCATCCCTTCTGATCGGAACCACACTTCTGGGGACGATCGGAACGGAAACACCAATGACCTTCCTTTGGGCCTACATGGCGCTGGTAAGCATAGGAATCGGATGCATCATGCAAAATCTCGTCCTCATGGCAGAGGCCAACGTCGACCCTCGCGAAGTCGGCGTGGCCACCGCCGGGGTGGCCTTCTTCCGGAGCCTCGGCGGCACCTTCGGAGTCACAGTGCTCGGAGCGGTCCTTACTTGGCAGGCGAAGTCCATCGTCCTCGACAACCGGGCACACCTGGATGCTGCTGGGATCAACGCAGCCGAGGTCGACATCACCCGTATCACCGACATCGGTTCCCTTGCAGAGCCCCCTCCGAGGAATCGTCCAAGAAGCGTACGCGGGCGGGGCCGCGAATGCCTTCATGTCCTCTGTCCCGCTGGCCATCTGCACCGTCCTCGCTATCATCTTTCTTCCGTCCAAGAAGCTGAGTGA